The Corynebacterium qintianiae genome has a window encoding:
- a CDS encoding glutaminyl-peptide cyclotransferase, with the protein MPRYLLCAVPLATTALSSALVSCGAQDQVERLVPVVQQRYDFNTESFTQGLEVAQDGTLYIGTGQVGESRVYRATPEGEEIASEQIDPAFFGEGLTRAGDDLWQLTWQDGVAMRRDAGTLEELGRTTYAGEGWGVCSRQGEVILSDGTSQLRRMDPASFAERERFTVTLDGQPVQHLNELECVGGDIYANVFLTTDIMRIDASTGEVTAVIDASSLPNNAAPDPNNVLNGIAHIPGTDEFYLSGKRWPDLYRVTFEPAR; encoded by the coding sequence ATGCCTCGTTACCTTCTCTGTGCCGTGCCGCTCGCGACGACCGCGCTGTCCTCCGCGCTCGTGTCCTGTGGGGCGCAAGACCAGGTCGAGCGGCTCGTCCCGGTTGTGCAACAGCGTTACGACTTCAACACGGAGAGCTTCACGCAGGGCCTTGAGGTGGCGCAGGACGGCACCTTGTACATCGGGACCGGGCAGGTCGGCGAGTCGCGCGTGTACCGCGCCACCCCCGAGGGCGAGGAGATCGCGAGCGAACAGATCGATCCTGCATTCTTCGGCGAGGGTCTCACCCGCGCCGGTGACGACCTCTGGCAGCTCACCTGGCAAGACGGGGTGGCGATGAGGCGCGACGCCGGGACGCTGGAGGAGCTCGGCCGCACCACGTACGCGGGCGAGGGATGGGGAGTGTGCTCGCGGCAGGGTGAGGTGATTCTCTCAGACGGCACCTCGCAGCTGCGGCGCATGGACCCCGCCAGTTTCGCTGAGCGTGAGCGTTTCACCGTCACCCTCGACGGCCAGCCAGTGCAGCACCTCAACGAGCTCGAGTGCGTGGGTGGTGACATTTACGCCAACGTGTTCCTCACCACCGACATCATGCGTATCGACGCCTCCACCGGCGAAGTCACCGCAGTCATCGATGCCTCGTCCCTGCCCAACAACGCTGCGCCGGACCCGAACAACGTGCTCAACGGCATTGCCCACATCCCCGGCACCGATGAGTTCTACCTCTCCGGCAAGCGTTGGCCCGACCTGTACCGGGTCACCTTCGAGCCGGCCCGTTAG
- a CDS encoding NCS2 family permease has product MTRKFHLPVRQGDNLVSSSWLDRYFHISERGSTVGTEIRGGVVTFFAMAYIVLLNPLIIGTSPDREGVVLGIPQVAAATALAAGVMSILFGVVAKYPFGIAAGLGLNTLVAVTLVGQQGLTWPEAMGLVVIDGIIICILAISGFRSAVFRAIPDSMKVAMSVGIGMFIALIGLVDAGFVRRIPDAAMTTVPVQLGIGGSIASWPTFVFVVGLVICGFMVIRNIPGGLFIGIVATTVISFIVEALTGAGSSVDNPRGWSLAVPRIPDSLGGVPDLSIVGDIDLIGGFVHAGVIAASLLVFTLVLANFFDAMGTMTALGRQGNLVEADDTLPGMKRALVVEGVGAVVGGAASASSNTVFVDSSAGIADGARTGLANVVTGLLFLAAMFFTPLYEIVPIEAAAPVLVVVGALMMMQVGQIDWSSFHIALPAFLTIVVMPFTYSIAHGIGVGFISFTLMALFAGKRREIHWIMWLISALFVVFFAHGPVMAALGV; this is encoded by the coding sequence ATGACACGAAAATTTCATCTTCCCGTCAGACAAGGGGACAATCTCGTGAGCTCTAGCTGGCTTGACCGATACTTCCACATATCCGAGCGTGGTTCGACTGTGGGAACGGAAATTCGCGGCGGCGTGGTCACCTTCTTCGCCATGGCCTACATCGTCCTGCTTAACCCGCTGATCATCGGCACCAGTCCCGACCGTGAGGGTGTCGTCCTCGGGATCCCGCAGGTGGCGGCCGCCACGGCGCTGGCTGCCGGTGTGATGTCCATTCTGTTCGGCGTGGTGGCGAAGTACCCCTTCGGCATTGCCGCGGGCCTGGGCCTGAACACCCTGGTGGCCGTCACGTTGGTCGGGCAACAGGGCCTGACCTGGCCGGAAGCGATGGGTTTGGTCGTCATCGACGGCATCATTATCTGCATCCTCGCCATCTCCGGGTTCCGCTCCGCAGTGTTCCGCGCTATCCCGGACTCGATGAAGGTGGCCATGAGCGTGGGTATCGGCATGTTCATCGCGCTCATCGGGCTCGTCGACGCTGGCTTTGTCCGCCGCATCCCCGACGCCGCGATGACGACCGTCCCGGTCCAGCTCGGCATCGGCGGCTCCATCGCGTCGTGGCCGACGTTCGTTTTCGTCGTGGGCCTCGTCATCTGCGGGTTCATGGTGATCCGCAACATCCCGGGCGGCCTGTTCATCGGCATTGTTGCCACGACGGTCATCTCGTTCATTGTGGAGGCGCTGACCGGCGCGGGCTCCTCGGTGGACAACCCGCGCGGCTGGTCGTTAGCCGTTCCACGCATCCCGGATTCCCTCGGCGGGGTGCCCGACCTGTCGATCGTGGGGGATATCGATCTAATCGGCGGGTTCGTCCACGCCGGTGTAATCGCCGCGTCGTTGCTCGTGTTCACCCTCGTGCTGGCGAACTTTTTCGACGCGATGGGCACCATGACCGCGCTCGGCCGCCAGGGAAACCTGGTCGAAGCTGACGACACTCTGCCGGGCATGAAGCGGGCGCTGGTCGTCGAGGGCGTGGGCGCGGTCGTCGGCGGCGCCGCATCCGCCTCGTCCAACACCGTCTTCGTCGACTCCTCGGCCGGCATCGCCGACGGTGCCCGCACGGGCCTGGCCAACGTGGTTACCGGCTTGCTCTTCCTCGCCGCGATGTTCTTCACCCCGCTATACGAGATTGTGCCCATCGAGGCAGCGGCCCCGGTGCTCGTTGTCGTCGGGGCGCTCATGATGATGCAGGTCGGCCAGATCGACTGGAGCTCCTTCCACATCGCCCTGCCCGCCTTCCTGACCATCGTGGTTATGCCGTTCACCTACTCCATCGCCCACGGCATCGGCGTCGGCTTCATCTCGTTTACCCTGATGGCGCTGTTTGCTGGCAAGCGTCGCGAGATCCACTGGATTATGTGGCTCATTTCCGCGCTCTTCGTCGTCTTCTTCGCGCACGGCCCCGTCATGGCCGCGCTCGGCGTTTAA
- a CDS encoding YeeE/YedE thiosulfate transporter family protein encodes MLASGLLVGVALGAIMQRGRFCVTGMMRDVFLQKKGRGLVALFIVISVHAVGLAALTSLGVIAPDYRTFQPAAVIVGGFIFGLSIVLAGGCASGTWYRSAEGLVGSWFALIFYGLSAAAMKNGVLHPFETWMRQWDTGWTTLPQTFGIPAWWFAIALSLATAWAAHHYLTEDAVRPKVSLQQPWYKKALHPYTAGALIGLLGVIAWPLSAATGRNDGLGITTPTAHTVSYVTTADPKFLNWGTLLVLGLLVGAFIAAKASGEFRVRVPDATTTVRSIVGGVGMGVGAALAGGCTVGNGMVQTSLFSYQGWVALGFIAFGVYVGSKIWLKPSAVAAPTAAGTYSTEDSIHSAEDAVLTTSSAGGFQVATGLITVPAAQKKVTKARPVGPGRYKLDTLGAVCPFPLIEAKDAISELDDGEKLVIDFDCTQATESIPQWAADNGHAVEGFVQNRDAGWEITVVKNAAR; translated from the coding sequence ATGCTCGCTTCGGGCCTTCTCGTCGGCGTCGCCCTCGGCGCAATCATGCAGAGGGGACGTTTTTGCGTGACCGGCATGATGCGCGATGTCTTTCTGCAGAAGAAGGGCCGCGGTCTCGTCGCCCTCTTCATCGTCATCTCGGTCCACGCCGTCGGTCTCGCCGCGCTGACCTCGCTCGGCGTCATCGCGCCGGACTACCGCACGTTCCAGCCCGCGGCCGTCATCGTCGGCGGCTTCATCTTCGGACTCTCCATCGTCCTCGCCGGTGGCTGCGCCTCAGGCACCTGGTACCGCTCCGCTGAGGGGCTCGTTGGATCTTGGTTCGCACTGATCTTTTACGGACTGTCCGCGGCGGCGATGAAGAACGGTGTCCTCCATCCCTTCGAGACCTGGATGAGACAGTGGGATACCGGCTGGACCACGCTGCCTCAGACATTCGGCATCCCTGCCTGGTGGTTCGCCATCGCGCTGTCGCTGGCCACCGCGTGGGCGGCACACCACTACCTCACGGAGGACGCGGTGCGCCCGAAGGTCTCCCTCCAGCAGCCGTGGTACAAGAAAGCGCTCCACCCTTACACCGCTGGCGCACTGATCGGCCTACTCGGCGTCATCGCGTGGCCGCTGTCGGCAGCGACCGGGCGCAACGACGGCCTGGGTATCACCACCCCGACCGCCCACACCGTTTCCTACGTCACCACGGCCGACCCGAAGTTCCTCAACTGGGGCACGCTGCTTGTGCTCGGACTCCTCGTCGGCGCGTTCATCGCTGCCAAGGCCTCCGGAGAATTCCGTGTCCGCGTTCCGGACGCAACTACGACGGTGCGTTCGATCGTCGGCGGCGTCGGAATGGGAGTCGGTGCCGCACTGGCCGGCGGCTGCACCGTCGGCAACGGCATGGTCCAGACCTCCCTGTTTAGCTACCAGGGCTGGGTCGCCCTCGGTTTTATCGCGTTCGGGGTTTACGTAGGATCGAAGATCTGGCTCAAGCCCTCCGCGGTTGCCGCGCCGACCGCAGCCGGAACCTATTCCACTGAGGACTCCATCCATTCCGCGGAGGACGCGGTGCTCACTACTTCCTCCGCAGGAGGTTTCCAAGTTGCCACGGGTCTCATTACCGTGCCCGCGGCGCAGAAGAAAGTTACCAAGGCGCGGCCAGTCGGGCCCGGCCGCTACAAGCTGGATACGCTCGGCGCCGTGTGCCCCTTCCCGCTGATCGAAGCGAAGGACGCGATCAGTGAGCTTGACGACGGCGAGAAGCTGGTCATCGACTTCGACTGCACCCAGGCGACGGAGTCCATTCCCCAATGGGCTGCCGACAACGGCCACGCGGTGGAGGGCTTCGTGCAGAACCGCGACGCCGGCTGGGAGATCACCGTGGTGAAAAACGCCGCGCGTTAG
- a CDS encoding DUF3027 domain-containing protein, protein MASIISTVSQPASQSASRPRNRSRSGRRSNSPLLGSGAVATARQALEEIAEGEIGPHIGVAAVSPNVATHRFEADVPGYPGWEWNAVVACATGSSWVTVNEVALVPANDALQAPDWVPYSERLRPGDLGPGDVMEPAPDDHRLTDDSFDKDAVTFVGRETARYLTSTGLEEAKQRWRTGDFGPTSEFAELAAMHCRTCAFYIPMGHPLGENFGVCANEYSADGHLVASSYGCGAHSETKVAGSDLGDAENLYDDEQPVF, encoded by the coding sequence ATGGCCTCTATAATAAGCACCGTGTCTCAGCCCGCGTCTCAGTCCGCCTCTCGGCCCAGGAACCGCTCCCGTTCAGGGAGGCGCAGCAACAGCCCACTGCTTGGCTCCGGCGCCGTAGCCACCGCGCGTCAGGCCCTTGAGGAGATCGCCGAGGGTGAGATCGGCCCGCACATCGGGGTCGCGGCGGTGTCACCCAACGTGGCCACCCACCGCTTCGAAGCGGACGTGCCCGGCTACCCCGGGTGGGAGTGGAACGCGGTTGTCGCCTGCGCCACCGGTTCAAGCTGGGTGACCGTCAACGAGGTCGCCCTCGTGCCGGCCAACGACGCCCTTCAGGCGCCGGACTGGGTGCCGTATTCCGAGCGGCTGCGCCCCGGAGATCTCGGTCCAGGCGACGTGATGGAGCCCGCGCCTGACGATCACCGTCTGACCGACGACTCGTTTGACAAGGACGCGGTGACCTTCGTCGGACGCGAGACCGCCCGGTACCTCACGAGCACGGGGCTTGAGGAGGCGAAGCAGCGCTGGCGGACGGGTGATTTCGGACCGACCAGCGAATTCGCGGAGTTAGCCGCGATGCACTGCCGCACGTGCGCGTTCTACATCCCCATGGGTCACCCCCTGGGGGAGAACTTCGGCGTATGCGCCAACGAGTACTCGGCTGACGGCCACCTCGTCGCCTCCAGTTACGGCTGCGGCGCGCACTCGGAGACCAAGGTCGCGGGCTCCGATCTCGGCGACGCGGAGAACCTCTACGACGACGAGCAACCGGTTTTCTAG
- a CDS encoding DUF6928 family protein → MPFPSVVTFWFVDAAEPGEVLSAEPKADRGFGRKLLAQINPAWPITPIGEFPLNRSSRPGRAEFYIAGYPGVAVVQTFVPDVETVSDTANFLRTALPSADTYIFAEGTDSDFAGFAHFSGDELRRAFASTRDVVAEDVGLPEPFEAPYWAGETAEQLGGISLPFVPKELTRAAQESWIGVEVTPEGPDLNVVGYAVDGRPEPRIAAPAPATKSVAQVASRFAEKDKGYDDYVAPDTEEDGGEFAELADASLAAAKRVGRTLSRRARAFVAGVKERIRHSDRG, encoded by the coding sequence ATGCCCTTCCCCTCTGTAGTGACGTTCTGGTTCGTCGACGCCGCCGAACCCGGTGAGGTGCTCAGTGCGGAGCCGAAGGCCGACCGCGGCTTCGGTCGCAAGCTGCTGGCCCAGATCAACCCGGCATGGCCGATCACACCGATCGGCGAGTTCCCGTTGAACCGCTCGTCACGGCCGGGGCGCGCCGAGTTCTACATCGCGGGTTACCCGGGCGTCGCCGTCGTCCAGACCTTCGTCCCGGACGTTGAGACGGTCTCCGACACCGCCAACTTCCTGCGCACGGCCCTTCCTTCCGCCGACACCTACATCTTTGCCGAAGGCACCGACTCCGACTTCGCGGGCTTCGCGCACTTCTCCGGCGACGAGCTGCGCCGCGCCTTCGCCTCCACACGCGACGTCGTCGCGGAGGACGTCGGGCTGCCGGAGCCCTTCGAGGCCCCGTACTGGGCAGGCGAGACGGCCGAGCAGCTCGGCGGTATCTCACTGCCGTTTGTTCCCAAGGAGCTCACCCGCGCCGCCCAAGAGAGCTGGATCGGTGTGGAGGTCACCCCGGAGGGTCCCGACCTCAACGTCGTGGGTTACGCCGTCGACGGGCGACCCGAGCCGCGGATCGCCGCGCCGGCGCCCGCGACGAAGTCGGTGGCGCAGGTGGCTTCCCGCTTCGCCGAGAAAGACAAGGGATACGACGACTACGTCGCGCCCGACACCGAGGAGGACGGAGGGGAGTTCGCCGAGCTTGCCGACGCCTCCCTAGCCGCCGCGAAACGGGTGGGGCGCACCCTGTCCCGGCGCGCCAGGGCTTTCGTAGCGGGCGTGAAGGAGCGCATTCGCCACTCCGACCGGGGCTGA
- a CDS encoding resuscitation-promoting factor Rpf1 domain-containing protein, with the protein MGRHTKQTASFAKKALAGTAAAAALTGIMAPAASAAPDSDWDRLAQCEAGGNWNINTGNGYSGGLQFSASTWRAYGGGDFAPYAYQATREQQIIVGERTLAGQGWGAWPACSARLGLNSAPSNRDAQAAPAPAPASSAPVEASAETSAQPEALQVDALYKAIAANLNNYNLAVPVQIQTTYAANRNDYNGFYLANKTLIDAILAGDINAVIAQVTGR; encoded by the coding sequence ATGGGACGCCACACCAAACAAACCGCATCCTTCGCCAAGAAGGCGCTCGCAGGCACCGCGGCAGCAGCCGCACTCACCGGCATCATGGCGCCGGCCGCTAGCGCCGCCCCGGATTCCGACTGGGATCGCCTCGCGCAGTGCGAAGCCGGCGGCAACTGGAACATCAACACCGGCAACGGTTACTCCGGCGGCCTGCAGTTCTCAGCTTCCACCTGGCGCGCATACGGCGGCGGCGATTTTGCCCCATACGCCTACCAGGCCACCCGCGAGCAGCAGATCATCGTCGGTGAGCGCACCCTGGCCGGCCAGGGTTGGGGCGCATGGCCGGCCTGCTCCGCCCGTCTCGGCCTGAACTCCGCACCGTCCAACCGCGATGCACAGGCTGCTCCGGCGCCCGCACCCGCTTCTTCCGCTCCCGTCGAGGCCTCCGCAGAAACTTCCGCGCAGCCCGAGGCCCTCCAGGTCGACGCCCTCTACAAGGCCATCGCGGCGAACCTGAACAACTACAACCTTGCGGTCCCGGTCCAGATCCAGACCACGTACGCGGCTAACCGCAACGATTACAACGGTTTCTACCTGGCTAACAAGACGCTTATCGACGCCATCCTCGCCGGCGACATCAACGCCGTCATCGCTCAGGTCACGGGCCGCTAA
- a CDS encoding TrmH family RNA methyltransferase, with translation MRTLIDDPADARLDDIRDLKHSDSRGGLVYAEGPLICGRLVGSRFPLRCVIGFGGRLDSFLADYGAELPEGAPVYEVSRAVLAEVAGYDMHRGLLAVADRPEPHTVADVLGGARTVLILEGVGDHENIGSMFRNAAGMGVDGVLFGAGTADPLYRRSVRVSMGHVLRTPFAHLDGTATTWQRSLDQLREAGWRLVSLTPADNAEHLADALVDDAGQPWEKVALLVGGEGPGLTEHAMRATDIRARIPMAPGTDSLNVATSAAIAFYERQRSLR, from the coding sequence ATGCGCACGCTTATCGACGACCCCGCCGACGCCCGCCTCGACGACATCCGCGACCTCAAGCACTCTGACTCACGCGGGGGGCTGGTCTACGCCGAAGGGCCGCTGATCTGCGGCCGGTTGGTGGGATCTCGTTTCCCGCTGCGGTGCGTGATTGGTTTCGGCGGCCGCCTGGACTCCTTCCTCGCAGACTACGGTGCCGAGCTGCCCGAGGGGGCGCCCGTCTACGAGGTCTCGCGAGCGGTGCTGGCGGAGGTGGCGGGTTACGACATGCACCGCGGCCTGCTCGCGGTGGCCGACCGGCCTGAGCCCCACACCGTGGCGGATGTCCTCGGGGGCGCGCGCACCGTGCTCATCCTTGAAGGCGTGGGCGACCACGAGAACATCGGCTCCATGTTCCGCAACGCAGCCGGGATGGGCGTCGACGGGGTCCTTTTCGGCGCGGGCACCGCCGACCCGCTTTACCGGCGCAGCGTCCGGGTGTCTATGGGCCACGTCCTGCGCACCCCCTTCGCCCACCTCGATGGAACGGCGACGACGTGGCAGCGCTCGCTCGACCAGTTGCGGGAGGCTGGGTGGCGTCTCGTCTCCCTGACGCCCGCCGATAACGCTGAGCACCTTGCCGACGCGTTGGTGGATGACGCTGGCCAGCCCTGGGAGAAGGTGGCGCTGCTCGTGGGCGGGGAGGGCCCCGGTCTGACGGAGCACGCGATGCGCGCCACCGACATTCGCGCTCGTATCCCGATGGCGCCCGGCACTGACTCGCTCAACGTCGCCACCTCGGCTGCGATCGCCTTCTACGAGCGGCAGCGCAGTCTGCGCTAG
- a CDS encoding DUF2771 family protein translates to MKVKPWQLLTVLIVGAVVLVGGFYLVAQWQRNKPAEPVREMQVSVSSGENTLEVEPYTICELDAECDGGEPPTMPLDTSVDVTVAVPKDLASTSWRLLSIYDDPSANEEQIFQSGEATDGTVPAVKDGAQLVVAEVSALAVDTNDSGQEIPVIATWSVGFDVAS, encoded by the coding sequence ATGAAGGTTAAGCCGTGGCAGCTTCTCACCGTCCTGATTGTCGGCGCAGTTGTGCTCGTCGGCGGTTTTTACCTCGTGGCCCAGTGGCAGCGGAACAAGCCCGCCGAGCCCGTCCGCGAGATGCAAGTGAGCGTCAGCAGCGGGGAGAACACGCTCGAGGTTGAGCCGTACACCATTTGCGAGCTCGACGCCGAGTGCGACGGTGGCGAGCCCCCCACCATGCCGCTCGACACCTCCGTGGACGTCACGGTTGCCGTGCCGAAGGACTTGGCGTCGACGAGCTGGCGGCTGCTGAGCATTTACGACGACCCGTCCGCCAACGAGGAACAAATATTCCAGTCGGGCGAGGCGACGGACGGCACAGTTCCCGCGGTGAAGGACGGCGCCCAGCTTGTCGTGGCGGAGGTTTCCGCCTTGGCCGTGGACACGAATGACAGTGGTCAGGAGATCCCGGTCATCGCGACGTGGTCGGTCGGGTTCGACGTCGCTTCCTAG
- the serC gene encoding phosphoserine transaminase, with amino-acid sequence MSNFPSLPAHLVPADGRFGCGPSKVRPAQIEALARGADSIIGTSHRQPAVKDVVGEVREGMSALFNLPDGYEIVLSLGGATAFWDAATFGVIERKSAHLSFGEFSSKFAKAAKNAPWLQEPHVVESEPGDTPDPSQLAGVDADVVAWAHNETSTGACVPVVRPDNTDALVLVDATSGAGGLPVDMSQADIYYFSPQKCFASDGGLWLAAMSPVALERIESIHASDRFIPAFLDLQTAVDNSRKNQTYNTPAVCTLLMLANQVAWMNDNGGLDGMVARTTANAQALYSWAENHELATPYVTDASKRSLVVGTIDFADSVDASALAKALRANGILDTEPYRKLGRNQLRIGMFPAVDTVDVEKLTGAIDYLLEHGVGR; translated from the coding sequence ATGAGCAACTTTCCTTCCCTTCCCGCCCACCTCGTCCCTGCTGACGGGCGTTTCGGGTGCGGCCCGTCTAAGGTCCGCCCGGCCCAAATCGAGGCGCTTGCCCGAGGCGCGGACTCAATCATCGGTACTTCGCACCGCCAACCGGCGGTCAAGGACGTTGTGGGAGAGGTCCGCGAAGGGATGTCTGCCCTGTTCAACCTGCCGGACGGGTACGAGATCGTCCTTTCCCTCGGCGGTGCGACGGCATTCTGGGACGCAGCGACGTTCGGTGTCATCGAGCGCAAGTCCGCGCACCTGAGCTTCGGCGAGTTCTCCTCCAAGTTTGCTAAGGCTGCGAAGAACGCGCCGTGGCTCCAAGAGCCCCATGTGGTCGAGTCTGAGCCGGGTGACACCCCCGACCCTTCCCAGCTCGCTGGGGTGGACGCGGATGTCGTCGCATGGGCGCACAATGAGACGTCGACAGGCGCTTGCGTGCCCGTCGTCCGCCCAGATAACACCGATGCCCTCGTGCTTGTCGACGCCACGTCCGGCGCCGGAGGCCTCCCCGTCGACATGTCGCAGGCCGACATCTACTACTTCTCCCCGCAGAAGTGCTTCGCCTCCGACGGCGGCCTGTGGCTCGCCGCGATGAGCCCGGTGGCCCTGGAGCGCATCGAGTCGATCCACGCCTCCGACCGCTTCATCCCGGCTTTCCTCGACCTGCAGACCGCGGTGGACAACTCACGAAAGAACCAGACGTACAACACCCCGGCCGTGTGTACTTTGCTCATGCTCGCCAACCAGGTGGCGTGGATGAATGACAACGGGGGCCTCGACGGCATGGTCGCCCGCACCACCGCCAACGCCCAAGCCCTCTACAGCTGGGCCGAGAACCACGAACTCGCCACCCCGTACGTGACCGACGCCTCCAAGCGCTCGCTGGTTGTGGGCACGATCGACTTCGCCGATTCAGTCGACGCCTCCGCGCTGGCCAAGGCCCTGCGCGCGAACGGAATCCTGGACACCGAGCCGTACCGCAAGCTCGGCCGCAACCAGCTGCGCATCGGAATGTTCCCGGCAGTGGACACGGTGGACGTCGAAAAGCTCACGGGCGCGATCGATTACCTGCTCGAGCACGGCGTCGGACGATAA
- the sepH gene encoding septation protein SepH, which translates to MRELYLVDEESTETFLVLRDAEGVHYRMARTELESEPSLVDEPLDAEVVDVVLEEPDSLFATPLSLRPNEIQARIRAGATQRELAAEMGVAESRIEPYAHPVVLERFQIAEAAKQSHPLREGGPAKLTLFEILATALAARGNSLTTAEWDATREPGDDWVVHVRWKTGLSENEGLWSLKRSMGSAATTEARNAVAADLTDPDFVQPVRSLTAVEPQYELEELDDPAGESDDSVVEGDFLRHPDENDHPQQRRRKAVTPHWEDVLLGVRTNTKRPRK; encoded by the coding sequence ATGCGTGAGCTGTACCTCGTCGACGAAGAGTCGACCGAGACCTTTCTGGTCCTGCGAGACGCCGAGGGCGTCCACTACCGCATGGCGCGCACGGAACTCGAGTCTGAGCCTTCGCTTGTCGACGAGCCACTCGACGCCGAGGTAGTCGATGTGGTGCTCGAGGAGCCGGACTCGCTCTTCGCCACTCCCCTGTCACTGCGGCCTAACGAAATCCAGGCGCGCATCCGCGCCGGCGCGACGCAGCGCGAGTTAGCCGCGGAGATGGGTGTTGCGGAGAGCCGCATCGAACCCTACGCCCACCCCGTCGTCCTCGAGCGCTTCCAGATCGCGGAGGCCGCGAAGCAGTCCCACCCCCTGCGCGAGGGCGGACCCGCCAAGCTCACTCTATTCGAGATCCTCGCCACCGCCCTAGCGGCCCGAGGCAACTCACTGACCACCGCGGAGTGGGATGCCACCCGCGAGCCAGGTGACGATTGGGTCGTCCACGTGCGGTGGAAGACAGGGTTGAGCGAGAACGAGGGTCTGTGGTCCCTCAAGCGCAGCATGGGTTCCGCCGCGACTACGGAGGCCCGCAACGCCGTGGCCGCCGATTTGACCGACCCTGATTTCGTCCAGCCGGTCCGTTCGCTGACGGCCGTGGAACCTCAGTATGAGCTCGAAGAGCTAGATGATCCGGCCGGTGAATCCGACGACTCAGTCGTCGAGGGTGATTTCCTCCGCCACCCGGACGAGAACGACCACCCGCAGCAACGCCGCCGCAAAGCTGTCACCCCTCACTGGGAAGATGTGCTCCTCGGCGTGCGAACGAACACGAAACGCCCCCGGAAGTAA
- a CDS encoding cold-shock protein translates to MPVGKVKWYDTEKGFGFASNPGGEDVFVGKNVLPEGVEELVAGQRVEFDFAAGRRGPQALRVKVLDNPKRRPSHRYKPEELNKLLADMMTVLETQIQPALEAGRYPERAHGKQVAEILRVMAKELDA, encoded by the coding sequence ATGCCCGTTGGAAAAGTGAAGTGGTACGACACCGAGAAGGGTTTCGGTTTCGCGTCGAACCCCGGCGGCGAAGACGTTTTCGTAGGCAAGAATGTGTTGCCCGAAGGCGTCGAGGAGCTGGTCGCCGGCCAGCGCGTCGAGTTTGATTTCGCCGCAGGCCGCCGTGGGCCCCAAGCGCTGCGAGTCAAGGTACTGGACAACCCGAAGCGCCGCCCCAGCCACCGCTACAAACCGGAGGAGCTGAACAAGCTGCTCGCGGACATGATGACGGTTCTGGAAACCCAGATTCAGCCGGCCCTGGAGGCGGGGCGGTACCCGGAGCGCGCCCACGGCAAGCAGGTTGCTGAAATCCTGCGGGTCATGGCGAAGGAGCTCGACGCCTAG